The sequence below is a genomic window from Terriglobales bacterium.
GGAGGCGAGAGACGGCGTGGTGCAGTTCACGGTGCCGCGCGCGGCACAGCGCGCCGCCATCGAGCGCGTATGGGCCGCGGGCGGCGAGATCGTGGCGGTGAACCCGGCGCGGCGCTCGCTGGAGGAAATCTTCGTCGAGATGACGTCGGAGAGCGGGAGCAACCAGTGATGCGTCCGGTTGTGCTCATTGCGGGCAACTTCCTGCGCGAGCAGCGCTGGTTCGTGCTTGTGCTGCTGGTGTGGGTGTTCGGCAGCGCGGCGTTGTTTGGCCTGGATGAGCGGCTCTCGCGTGACGATGCGCTGTTTTTCCTGCGCCAGCAGGCGGCCTACGCCGTGGCGCTGCCGGTGCTGATCGCGGCGGGCGCCATCCACCAGGAGCGGCGCTCGCGCCGCATCCTGGCGGTGCTCTCCAAAGCGGTGGAGCGCGGGCAGTACCTGGCGGGGCTGCTGCTGGGATCGGCGTCACTGGGAGTGATCGCCGCCGTCAGCGTGTGCATTGCCGGCTGGTGGATGGCGGCGCGCGTCCACTGGCCGGGTGCCCACCTGCCCGCCTATGCGCTGCTGCTGATGGCGGCGGCGGCGCTGGTGGCCAGCCTCGCGATTTTCTTCTCGACGTTTCTGCACCCGCTGCTCGCGGCGAGCGCCACGGTGATTGCCGTGGCGGCGCAGCTTGGCCTCGAGGGCGCGAGCGGTGTCGAAGCGCTGCCCGCTACGGCGCTGGTGCACGCGCTCTTTGGATTTCAGTTTCAGCCGGAGTGGCACGCGCCGTCGACCGCGGCCGGGCTTGCGCTCGGGGAAGCGCTCTTGCTCTGGCTGGCGGCGACGGCAGTGTTTGAGCGGCGCGATGTGGCGATGGCCGCCGAGTAGAAATCAGCCGTCTTCCGCAACGCGACGGTGGCGCCCACGAACTGCTTCGGTGCCGGGCCCGCATACCGCGGGCCCAGGATGCCCCTTCGATGTTTCGTTAGCGGGCAGCGAGCGAGGCCGCGCCCAGCAGGTCGCGCGCGCCTTGGGCGGCGTAGTCGAGGACGCGTCCGGGAAGCACGCCGAGGTAAATCGTGATGGCTACGCTGGCCACAACAGCGACGGCCAGCGCGGGCGAGGCGGGCGCGACCGGTTCCATGCCGGACACCGGCTCGCGCATGTACATCACGACGATCAGCCGCAGGTAGTAGTACGTCGCGACGGCGCTGTTGATCACAGCGATCAGGCCCAGCCACACCAGGTTCGCCTGGAAGGCGGCGGCGAAGGCGTAGAACTTGGCGAAGAAGCCGCCGGTGGCGGGAATTCCGATGAGCGAGAGCAGCAGGATGGTGAGCGCCGCGGCGAGCACGGGTGAGCGGCGCCCGAGGCCGGCGTAATCGTCGAGCGTGACGTAGCGCTCGCCGCGGCTCGCGAGGTGGCTGACGATGGCGAACGCGCCCACGTTCATCACCGCGTACGAGGCGGCGTAGAAGATGGCGGCGCGAATGCCGATCTCCGACCCGGTGAAGGCGACGAGCAGATAGCCGGCGTGCGCGATGGAGGAGTAGGCGAGCAGGCGCTTGACGTTCGTCTGCACCAGCGCGCCCAGGTTGCCGAGCGTCATGGAGAGCGCGGCCGAGACCCATACCAGCCAAAACCATCCCGGCATCGCCGCGCCAAAAAGCACGCGCAGCAGCACGGCGAAGGCCGCAGCTTTCGGGCCGGTGGACATGAGCGCGACCACCGGCGCGGGCGCGCCTTCGTAGACGTCGGGCGTCCAAACGTGGAACGGCGCGGAGGCGACCTTGAAGCCGAGGCCGACGAACATCAGGGCGACGGCGGCGTAAGTGAGCAGGCCCGGCGAGCCGGCGTGCAGCGCCGCGGCGATGGCGTAAACGCTGGTGGACCCGGTGGCGCCGAAGATGAGAGCAACGCCGTAGAGGAAAAATGCCGTCGCGAACGAGCCCAGCAGGAAGTACTTCAGCGACGACTCCGTGCTGGCGGCCACGCCGCGGCGGAAGCCGGCGAGGATGTAGGTGGAGATGGACGAAATCTCCAGCGCGATGAAGATCAGCACCAACTCCACTGCCGAGGACATGAGCGACATGCCTACGGCGCCGAGCAGGATAAGCCCGTAGTACTCGCCGGCACGCAGGCCGTTCACCTCGAAGTATTCAAGCGATGCCAGCGTTGCTAGCGCGGCCACGCCCGCCACCACTACGTGGAAAAAGATGCTGAAGGCGTCCACGCGCACCATGCCGAAGAACGCGGCGCCGGTGTACCCGGTCTGGTAGAAGGCGGTGGCCAGCGCAAGCAGCGAGCCGATAAGCGCCAGAATGCCGAGCGGGCGGCGGCTGGCGCTCTCGTCCATGAGCGGATCGAGCAGCATGACCATGGCGCCGAAGAAGGCGAATACCAGCTCGGGCAGGATGCGGATGTAGTCGCCGGGGGGAATCATCGGGTCACCTGGGTTGCGATCTGTGCCACGGCGTGGCGCAGCGGCTCCAGCGCGGCGCGCACCGCGGGATCGATGCCGCCGAGCCACAGGTTCGGCAGAACGCCCATCACCAGCGCCATCACAACGAGCGGAATCAGCGCCAGGCGCTCGCGTCCGACGGCGTCGGGCAGGGCAGCGTTGGCCGGATTGCGGACTTCACCGTAGAAGACGCGCTGCACCGTCCAGAGCATGTAGACAGCGCTCCAGATCACGCCGGTGGCGGCGAGCACGCCGTAGACGCCGCGCGCCTGGAAGGCGCCGCTGAGCACCAGGAATTCGCCGACGAAACCGTTCATCAGCGGCAGGCCGATGGAGGAGAGCGTGACCAGCAGAAACAGCGTGGCGTACACCGGCATGGGCGTGGCCAGGCCGCCATAGTGGCTGATCTCGTACGTGTGGCGGCGCTCGTAGAGCATGCCGGCGAGCATGAACAGCGCGCCGGTGGAGACGCCGTGGTTCAGCATCTGGTAGACGGCGCCGTCGGCGCCGGCTGCGGTGAAAGTGAAGATGCCGAGCACGACGAAGCCGAGATGGCTGACCGATGAGTAGGCGATGAGCTTCTTCAGATTCGGCTGCACCATGGCGACGAGCGCGCCGTAGATGATCCCGATGATGGCCAGCGCCACGATCCACGGCGACTGCCGCTGCGCTTCGTCGGGGAAGAACCCGAGGTTGAAGCGCAGCATGCCGTAGGTGCCCATCTTCAGGAGCACGGCGGCGAGCAGCACCGAGCCGGCGGTGGGCGCTTCGACGTGGGCGTCGGGCAGCCAGGTGTGCAGCGGGAACAGCGGCACCTTCACGGCGAACGCGACGAAGAAGCCGAGGAAGAGCCACATGATCGCGGAGGCAGACGGGGCGAGTCGTCCGGAGGCGAGCGCGGCGCGGATGACCACGAAGTCGAAGCTGCCGGTCTGCGCGTAGAGCCAGAGGATGGCGGCGAGCATGAACACAGAGGCGATCGCCGTGTAGAGGAAAAACTTCACGGCGGCGTAGATGCGGCGCTCGTGTCCGTACATGCCGATGAGCAGCGCCATCGGAATGAGCGTGGCTTCCCAGAAGAAATAAAAGAGGAACAGATCGAGCGAAACAAAGACGCCGAGCAGCGCCGACTCGAGCAGCAGCAGCAGGATGAAGAATTCCTTCACGCGATCGTGCACCGAACGCCACGAGATGAGCACGCACAGCGGCACCAGGAACGCGGTCAGGACGACGAGCCACATGGAGATGCCGTCGACGGCGACGTGGTAGTGGATGTTGGGCGAGGCGATCCACTGGCGGTCGAGCTCGAACTGGAAGCCGGCGTTGCCGCGCTCGAAGAAACGCGGCAGGTGGATCGAGAACAGGAAAGCGGCCAGCGAGACGCTCAACGCCGTCCAGCGAATGACCTGGTCGCGGCGCGGCAGCGCTGCCAGCAGCAGCGCGCCGGCGGCGGGCGCGAAGACGACGATGCTGAGGATGCTCTCGTTCATCGCACACCTGCCACGATCATGTAGACCACAACCACGGCGGCGCCGGCGGCCACCCATCCGGCGTAGGAGCGAATGTTGCCCGACTGCATGCGGCGGATGCGGCCGGAAATGCCGCGCGCGCCGCCGGCGGCTTCGTTGACGGCGGCGTCAATGGTGCTCACATCGAGCCCGCGCCACAGCAGGTCACGCGAGATGGCGTACAGCGGCCGGACAATGGCCGCGTCGTAGAGCTCGTCGATGTAGTACTTGTGCGAAAGGACGCCGTAGAGGCCGGCAAAGCGCCGGCGGAGTTGCTCGGCGAGTCCTGCCCGCCGCAGGTAGATGTGCCAGGCGAGGAGGAAGCCGGCGGCGCCGGCGAGCGTGGCGAGGAAGGTGAAGATGAGCTCGCTTGCCGCCGAGGCTTCGGGAGCGCGAGCAGCGGCCGCCTCGCCGGTTGCGAATACCGGCCCAAGAAAGCGCTCAAAGCGATTGCTGCCACCCATTGCCGCCGGTACGCCCACGTATCCGCCGATCACCGAAAGCACGGCGAGGATCACGAGCGGCGCCAGCATCACGCGCGGCGACTCGTGCACGTGTCCTTCGTGCGCGCGCCCTTCGCGGGCGGACGCTTGCTGAGCGGTCGTGGCTTGCGCGAAGTGGACGTTCACGATGGCGCGGTCCTCGGTCATCTCGCGCACTTCGGCTTCAAAGTACATCAGCCTGGCGGTGCGCAGTTCGGCGCGGATGGTGGCGCGCTCGCCGTGCTCCTCGACCTTCAGGGCGCGGGCGTCGCGCTGCATGAGTTCGGCGGTGACGGCGTCAACGTCGCGAATGGGGACGTCGACTTCCACGAGAGCGCCGTCTTTTGGCGCGACAGGCGCGACGCGAGCGGGCGGAGCGGCGTGCGCGGGCTCGGCGTGTCCCTGGCGGGCGCCGCGGAGCTCGCCGAAGAACGTGAGGAACCACAGCCGGAACATATAGAAGGAGGTGAGGCCGGCGGTGATCCAGCCGACGAGCCACAGACCGGCGCCGCCGAAGGGGCTCACTTCGGTGCGCCAGAGAATTTCGTCTTTACTGAAAAAGCCGCTGAACAGAGGCGCGCCGGCGATGGCCAGCACGCCGGCCGTCATGGTCCAGAACGTGACCGGGACCTTGGTGCGGAGCCCGCCCATGTGGCGCATGTCCTGCTCGCCGCCGAGCGCGTGGATCACCGAGCCGGCCGCGAGGAAGAGCAGCGCCTTGAAGAAGGCATGCGTCATGAGGTGGAACATGGCGGCGGAGTAGGCGGTGACGCCGCAGGCCATGACCATGTATCCCAGCTGCGAGATGGTGGAGTAGGCGAGGACGCGCTTGATGTCGTTCTGCGCCACTGCGATGGTGGCGGCGAAAAGCGCGGTGGCGGCGCCGATGCTGCCGACAACGATCAGCGCTGCGGGGGCGCGGTCGAAGATGGCGTGCGAGCGCGCGATCATGTACACGCCGGCGGTGACCATGGTGGCGGCGTGGATGAGCGCGGAAACCGGCGTGGGGCCTTCCATCGCATCGGGCAGCCAGACGTAGAGCGGAACCTGCGCGCTCTTGCCGGTGGCGCCGACGAGCAGCAGCAAGGCGATGGTGGTCAGCAGGGCAGTGGTGGCGTCGGAGGGCAGCGCGCCGATGGAGGAGAACACGCGGCCGAAATCAAGCGAGCCGAAGTGCTTGATGATCAGAAACAGCGCGATGATGAAACCGAAGTCGCCGACGCGGTTGACGATGAACGCTTTCTTGCCGGCGCCCGAGGCCGAGTCGCGGCGGAAGTAAAAGCCGATGAGCAGGTACGACGCCAGGCCCACGCCTTCCCAGCCCACAAACATCAGCAGGTAGTTGCCGGCCAGCACCAGCGTGAGCATGAAGAACATGAACAGGTTCAGATAGGAGAAGAAGCGGTAATAGCCGCC
It includes:
- the nuoL gene encoding NADH-quinone oxidoreductase subunit L; the protein is MTESLHLWLIPLLPLLGAAINGLAGRRLPKPAVSAIALTSTALSFAVAVWAAIRFFGLPHDAIPHVESYGSWITAGPFSAGFTLYLDQLSLLMLFIVTGVGFLIHVYSVGYMAEEGGYYRFFSYLNLFMFFMLTLVLAGNYLLMFVGWEGVGLASYLLIGFYFRRDSASGAGKKAFIVNRVGDFGFIIALFLIIKHFGSLDFGRVFSSIGALPSDATTALLTTIALLLLVGATGKSAQVPLYVWLPDAMEGPTPVSALIHAATMVTAGVYMIARSHAIFDRAPAALIVVGSIGAATALFAATIAVAQNDIKRVLAYSTISQLGYMVMACGVTAYSAAMFHLMTHAFFKALLFLAAGSVIHALGGEQDMRHMGGLRTKVPVTFWTMTAGVLAIAGAPLFSGFFSKDEILWRTEVSPFGGAGLWLVGWITAGLTSFYMFRLWFLTFFGELRGARQGHAEPAHAAPPARVAPVAPKDGALVEVDVPIRDVDAVTAELMQRDARALKVEEHGERATIRAELRTARLMYFEAEVREMTEDRAIVNVHFAQATTAQQASAREGRAHEGHVHESPRVMLAPLVILAVLSVIGGYVGVPAAMGGSNRFERFLGPVFATGEAAAARAPEASAASELIFTFLATLAGAAGFLLAWHIYLRRAGLAEQLRRRFAGLYGVLSHKYYIDELYDAAIVRPLYAISRDLLWRGLDVSTIDAAVNEAAGGARGISGRIRRMQSGNIRSYAGWVAAGAAVVVVYMIVAGVR
- a CDS encoding NADH-quinone oxidoreductase subunit M, encoding MNESILSIVVFAPAAGALLLAALPRRDQVIRWTALSVSLAAFLFSIHLPRFFERGNAGFQFELDRQWIASPNIHYHVAVDGISMWLVVLTAFLVPLCVLISWRSVHDRVKEFFILLLLLESALLGVFVSLDLFLFYFFWEATLIPMALLIGMYGHERRIYAAVKFFLYTAIASVFMLAAILWLYAQTGSFDFVVIRAALASGRLAPSASAIMWLFLGFFVAFAVKVPLFPLHTWLPDAHVEAPTAGSVLLAAVLLKMGTYGMLRFNLGFFPDEAQRQSPWIVALAIIGIIYGALVAMVQPNLKKLIAYSSVSHLGFVVLGIFTFTAAGADGAVYQMLNHGVSTGALFMLAGMLYERRHTYEISHYGGLATPMPVYATLFLLVTLSSIGLPLMNGFVGEFLVLSGAFQARGVYGVLAATGVIWSAVYMLWTVQRVFYGEVRNPANAALPDAVGRERLALIPLVVMALVMGVLPNLWLGGIDPAVRAALEPLRHAVAQIATQVTR
- a CDS encoding NADH-quinone oxidoreductase subunit N, encoding MIPPGDYIRILPELVFAFFGAMVMLLDPLMDESASRRPLGILALIGSLLALATAFYQTGYTGAAFFGMVRVDAFSIFFHVVVAGVAALATLASLEYFEVNGLRAGEYYGLILLGAVGMSLMSSAVELVLIFIALEISSISTYILAGFRRGVAASTESSLKYFLLGSFATAFFLYGVALIFGATGSTSVYAIAAALHAGSPGLLTYAAVALMFVGLGFKVASAPFHVWTPDVYEGAPAPVVALMSTGPKAAAFAVLLRVLFGAAMPGWFWLVWVSAALSMTLGNLGALVQTNVKRLLAYSSIAHAGYLLVAFTGSEIGIRAAIFYAASYAVMNVGAFAIVSHLASRGERYVTLDDYAGLGRRSPVLAAALTILLLSLIGIPATGGFFAKFYAFAAAFQANLVWLGLIAVINSAVATYYYLRLIVVMYMREPVSGMEPVAPASPALAVAVVASVAITIYLGVLPGRVLDYAAQGARDLLGAASLAAR